Proteins encoded by one window of Lates calcarifer isolate ASB-BC8 linkage group LG5, TLL_Latcal_v3, whole genome shotgun sequence:
- the LOC108885455 gene encoding CMRF35-like molecule 1 isoform X3 encodes MWSLQNLLFIICIALICVTSTAAVIHVSGYEGRDVNVSCSYGEGYESYEKYLCRNDCGNSDVLITTTKAKKNKYSIYDDKKRRVFTTTLSDLSSVDAGKYWCGVTRTGKDTYTEVRLEVEPDSCCDRSTNIQSYEGGSVSISCSYESEDQNNLKYICRGKQPSTCLQQALITSDNTQNAQFRLTDDKESRKFTVNITSLTQEDSGSYLCGVHRNTGLDVFSAAELEVKDVPHFTILIYVVPAILVVLLILTFFLVMVHKNKCNRVPGDGVTVNINTLNTAEAGVKMNIYDIEDYVDMASLRPQDMSHDDDTGKDKSVYQNFTTTEDIDSQIYANHSS; translated from the exons ATGTGGAGCCTTCAAAACCTGCTGTTCATCATCTGCA TTGCTCTGATCTGTGTGACcagtacagcagcagtgatcCATGTGTCTGGATATGAAGGGAGAGATGTTAATGTTTCCTGCTCCTATGGAGAAGGTTATGAGTCCTATGAGAAATACCTGTGCAGGAATGACTGTGGCAACAGTGATGTTCTGATTACGACTACAAAAGCAAAGAAGAACAAATACTCCATCTATgatgacaaaaagagaagagtCTTCACAACGACCCTCtctgatctgagctctgtgGATGCTGGGAAATACTGGTGTGGGGTGACCAGGACTGGAAAAGATACCTACACTGAAGTAAGACTGGAAGTAGAGCCAG acagctgctgtgatcGTTCCACCAACATTCAAAGTTATGAGGGAGGTTCAGTGTCCATCAGTTGTTCATATGAGTCTGAGGACCAGAACAACCTGAAGTacatctgcagaggaaagcagcCCTCCACATGTCTGCAGCAGGCACTAATCACCTCTGacaacacacaaaatgcacaGTTCAGACTTACTGATGACAAGGAGTCAAGGAAATTCACAGTGAATATTACCAGTTTGACCCAAGAGGATTCTGGGTCGTACCTTTGTGGCGTCCATAGAAACACCGGcctggatgttttctctgctgctgagctggaagtcaaag atGTCCCTCACTTTACAATTTTGATTTATGTTGTACCAGCAATTCTGGTTGTCCTGTTGATCCTGACATTTTTCCTTGTCATGGTTCATAAGAACAAATGCAACAGAGTGCCAG GAGATGGAGTTACGGTGAACATTAACACATTGAACACTGCTGAAGCAGGAGTAAAGATGAAT atttatgaCATAGAAGATTATGTAGACATGGCCTCCTTGAGGCCACAGGACATGTCCCACGATGATGATACAGGCAAAGACAAGTCTGTGTACCAAAACTTCaccacaacagaagacatcgATAGTCAAATTTACGCCAACCACAGCAGCTGA
- the LOC108885455 gene encoding CMRF35-like molecule 1 isoform X4, translated as MWSLQNLLFIICIALICVTSTAAVIHVSGYEGRDVNVSCSYGEGYESYEKYLCRNDCGNSDVLITTTKAKKNKYSIYDDKKRRVFTTTLSDLSSVDAGKYWCGVTRTGKDTYTEVRLEVEPDSCCDRSTNIQSYEGGSVSISCSYESEDQNNLKYICRGKQPSTCLQQALITSDNTQNAQFRLTDDKESRKFTVNITSLTQEDSGSYLCGVHRNTGLDVFSAAELEVKDVPHFTILIYVVPAILVVLLILTFFLVMVHKNKCNRVPGDGVTVNINTLNTAEAGVKMNIYDIEDYVDMASLRPQDMSHDDDTGKDKSVYQNFTTTEDIDSQIYANHSS; from the exons TTGCTCTGATCTGTGTGACcagtacagcagcagtgatcCATGTGTCTGGATATGAAGGGAGAGATGTTAATGTTTCCTGCTCCTATGGAGAAGGTTATGAGTCCTATGAGAAATACCTGTGCAGGAATGACTGTGGCAACAGTGATGTTCTGATTACGACTACAAAAGCAAAGAAGAACAAATACTCCATCTATgatgacaaaaagagaagagtCTTCACAACGACCCTCtctgatctgagctctgtgGATGCTGGGAAATACTGGTGTGGGGTGACCAGGACTGGAAAAGATACCTACACTGAAGTAAGACTGGAAGTAGAGCCAG acagctgctgtgatcGTTCCACCAACATTCAAAGTTATGAGGGAGGTTCAGTGTCCATCAGTTGTTCATATGAGTCTGAGGACCAGAACAACCTGAAGTacatctgcagaggaaagcagcCCTCCACATGTCTGCAGCAGGCACTAATCACCTCTGacaacacacaaaatgcacaGTTCAGACTTACTGATGACAAGGAGTCAAGGAAATTCACAGTGAATATTACCAGTTTGACCCAAGAGGATTCTGGGTCGTACCTTTGTGGCGTCCATAGAAACACCGGcctggatgttttctctgctgctgagctggaagtcaaag atGTCCCTCACTTTACAATTTTGATTTATGTTGTACCAGCAATTCTGGTTGTCCTGTTGATCCTGACATTTTTCCTTGTCATGGTTCATAAGAACAAATGCAACAGAGTGCCAG GAGATGGAGTTACGGTGAACATTAACACATTGAACACTGCTGAAGCAGGAGTAAAGATGAAT atttatgaCATAGAAGATTATGTAGACATGGCCTCCTTGAGGCCACAGGACATGTCCCACGATGATGATACAGGCAAAGACAAGTCTGTGTACCAAAACTTCaccacaacagaagacatcgATAGTCAAATTTACGCCAACCACAGCAGCTGA
- the LOC108885455 gene encoding CMRF35-like molecule 1 isoform X2 encodes MFSCDVKMWSLQNLLFIICIALICVTSTAAVIHVSGYEGRDVNVSCSYGEGYESYEKYLCRNDCGNSDVLITTTKAKKNKYSIYDDKKRRVFTTTLSDLSSVDAGKYWCGVTRTGKDTYTEVRLEVEPDSCCDRSTNIQSYEGGSVSISCSYESEDQNNLKYICRGKQPSTCLQQALITSDNTQNAQFRLTDDKESRKFTVNITSLTQEDSGSYLCGVHRNTGLDVFSAAELEVKDVPHFTILIYVVPAILVVLLILTFFLVMVHKNKCNRVPGDGVTVNINTLNTAEAGVKMNIYDIEDYVDMASLRPQDMSHDDDTGKDKSVYQNFTTTEDIDSQIYANHSS; translated from the exons TTGCTCTGATCTGTGTGACcagtacagcagcagtgatcCATGTGTCTGGATATGAAGGGAGAGATGTTAATGTTTCCTGCTCCTATGGAGAAGGTTATGAGTCCTATGAGAAATACCTGTGCAGGAATGACTGTGGCAACAGTGATGTTCTGATTACGACTACAAAAGCAAAGAAGAACAAATACTCCATCTATgatgacaaaaagagaagagtCTTCACAACGACCCTCtctgatctgagctctgtgGATGCTGGGAAATACTGGTGTGGGGTGACCAGGACTGGAAAAGATACCTACACTGAAGTAAGACTGGAAGTAGAGCCAG acagctgctgtgatcGTTCCACCAACATTCAAAGTTATGAGGGAGGTTCAGTGTCCATCAGTTGTTCATATGAGTCTGAGGACCAGAACAACCTGAAGTacatctgcagaggaaagcagcCCTCCACATGTCTGCAGCAGGCACTAATCACCTCTGacaacacacaaaatgcacaGTTCAGACTTACTGATGACAAGGAGTCAAGGAAATTCACAGTGAATATTACCAGTTTGACCCAAGAGGATTCTGGGTCGTACCTTTGTGGCGTCCATAGAAACACCGGcctggatgttttctctgctgctgagctggaagtcaaag atGTCCCTCACTTTACAATTTTGATTTATGTTGTACCAGCAATTCTGGTTGTCCTGTTGATCCTGACATTTTTCCTTGTCATGGTTCATAAGAACAAATGCAACAGAGTGCCAG GAGATGGAGTTACGGTGAACATTAACACATTGAACACTGCTGAAGCAGGAGTAAAGATGAAT atttatgaCATAGAAGATTATGTAGACATGGCCTCCTTGAGGCCACAGGACATGTCCCACGATGATGATACAGGCAAAGACAAGTCTGTGTACCAAAACTTCaccacaacagaagacatcgATAGTCAAATTTACGCCAACCACAGCAGCTGA
- the LOC127142496 gene encoding CMRF35-like molecule 3, translating into MKMWSSQNLLFILSLALSRVTRAAEVIHAAGYKGREVTVSCPYEEGYTSHEKYLCRNDCAKNYDVMIKTSEGEKGRYSIHDDNKKQVFTVTISDLYPTDAGKYWCGVTRFGMDPYTAEVKLEVEPGIRMN; encoded by the exons ATGAAGATGTGGAGCTCTCAAAACCTGCTGTTCATCCTCAGCC TTGCTCTGAGTCGTGTGACCCGTGCAGCAGAGGTGATCCATGCAGCTGGATACAAAGGGAGAGAAGTTACAGTTTCCTGCCCCTATGAAGAAGGTTATACGTCTCATGAGAAGTACCTGTGCAGGAATGACTGTGCCAAAAATTATGATGTTATGATCAAAACTTCAgaaggggagaaggggagatacTCCATTCATGATGACAACAAGAAACAAGTCTTCACAGTGACCATCTCTGATCTTTATCCTACGGATGCTGGGAAATACTGGTGTGGGGTGACCAGATTTGGAATGGATCCCTACACTGCTGAAGTAAAACTGGAAGTAGAGCCAGGTATAAGaatgaattaa
- the LOC108885456 gene encoding uncharacterized protein LOC108885456: protein MATETQILYRNNLKYICRGKQPSTCLQQALITSDNKRKGRFRLTDDKVSRKFTASITSLTQEDSGSYLCGVHRNTGLDVFSAAKLEVKVLPQHTSTVVRLISVEPTRSQISEKPIRDEAPQTSAVFIVLIILAVLFTATCVLVIVCKSNCCKGAGVNRNMWITTEERGVFGLAELNENQKVARRSKQHFWKQHHNGKREQYESDYETLPETQDIYNK from the exons ATGGCgactgaaacacagattttg TACCGCAACAACCTGAAGTacatctgcagaggaaagcagcCCTCCACATGTCTGCAGCAGGCACTAATCACCTCTGACAACAAACGAAAAGGACGGTTCAGACTTACTGATGACAAGGTGTCAAGGAAATTCACAGCGAGCATTACCAGTTTGACCCAAGAGGATTCTGGGTCGTACCTTTGTGGTGTCCATAGAAACACTGGcctggatgttttctctgctgctaagctggaagtcaaag TTCTCCCACAGCACACCAGCACTGTGGTCCGTCTCATCTCTGTGGAACCTACTAGGTCACAAATATCAGAGAAACCCATCAGAG ATGAGGCACCTCAAacctcagctgttttcattgtcCTTATAATTCTGGCTGTACTGTTCACCGCAACATGTGTTCTTGTTATAGTTTGTAAAAGCAACTGTTGCAAAG GAGCTGGAGTCAACAGAAACATGTGGATTACCACAGAAGAAAGAGGGGTTTTTGGTTTGGCTGAG TTGAATGAAAATCAGAAAGTTGCACGGCGTTCAAAGCAGCATTTCTGGAAGCAGCACCATAATGGTAAACGAGAGCAATATGAGTCTGACTACGAAACCCTCCCTGAGACACAGGACAtctacaataaataa